A region of Salvelinus namaycush isolate Seneca chromosome 9, SaNama_1.0, whole genome shotgun sequence DNA encodes the following proteins:
- the LOC120053747 gene encoding cystathionine gamma-lyase-like, translating into MASKHQQNDLPAGFRVQFKSFATEAIHVGQEPEQWKSMAVVPPISLSTTFKQYGPGDHAGFEYSRSGNPTRNCLEKAVAALDGAKYCFALASGLAATMTITHMLKAGDGVVCMSDVYGGTNRYFQKIATEFGLDVSFADCTKIELLQAALKPNTKLVWIETPTNPTMKVVDIQACAAVVHQHNKDTVVVVDNTFMSAYFQRPLDLGADICMYSATKYMNGHSDVVMGLVSVNSEDLYDRLKFLQNALGAVPSPFDCYLCNRGLKTLHLRMRQHFKNALAVAKFLEADPRVDRVIFPGLPSHPQHELMKRQCTGCPGMITFYIKGKLENATTFLSSLKLFALAESLGGYESLAEHPAIMTHASVPESDRAALGISDTLIRLSVGLEDEQDIIEDLEQALNAAHPNK; encoded by the exons ATGGCTTCAAAACACCAACAGAACGACTTGCCTGCCGGGTTCCGCGTGCAGTTCAAATCTTTCGCAACAGAGGCGATCCATGTTGGTCAGGAACCGGAGCAATGGAAATCTATGGCGGTGGTACCACCTATTTCTCTGTCCACCACGTTCAAGCAGTATGGACCTGGAGATCATGCT GGTTTTGAGTACAGTCGGAGTGGAAACCCTACTAGAAACTGTCTGGAAAAAGCTGTTGCTGCTTTGGATGGAGCAAAGTATT GTTTTGCTCTTGCTTCCGGGCTGGCTGCGACTATGACCATCACTCACATGCTGAAAGCTGGAGATGGCGTTGTCTGCATGAGTGATGTGTATGGAG GCACCAATCGTTACTTCCAGAAGATTGCTACAGAATTTGGCTTGGATGTCTCCTTTGCTGATTGTACCAAAATCGAGTTGCTCCAGGCCGCTCTTAAGCCGAACACAAAG TTAGTATGGATTGAGACTCCCACCAACCCTACCATGAAGGTGGTGGATATCCAGGCCTGTGCAGCTGTGGTCCACCAACACAACAAGGATACCGTGGTGGTCGTGGACAACACTTTTATGTCAGCCTACTTCCAG CGCCCCTTGGACCTCGGAGCAGACATCTGCATGTATTCAGCTACTAAGTACATGAATG GTCACAGTGATGTTGTAATGGGCCTGGTGTCTGTGAATAGTGAGGACCTGTATGACCGACTGAAGTTCCTACAGAATG CCCTGGGAGCCGTACCGTCCCCCTTTGACTGCTACCTGTGTAACCGTGGCCTGAAGACCCTGCACCTGCGCATGAGGCAGCACTTCAAGAATGCCCTGGCGGTGGCCAAGTTCCTGGAAGCTGACCCCAGGGTGGACAGAGTCATCTTTCCAG GCTTACCCTCCCACCCCCAGCACGAGCTGATGAAGAGACAGTGCACAGGCTGCCCAGGGATGATCACCTTTTACATAAAGGGAAAACTGGAGAATGCCACCACCTTCCTCAGCAGCCTCAAG TTGTTTGCACTTGCCGAGAGCCTTGGCGGTTATGAAAGTTTGGCAGAGCATCC GGCGATAATGACCCATGCGTCTGTTCCAGAGAGTGATAGGGCTGCCCTAGGGATCAGTGACACGCTGATCCGTCTGTCTGTGGGGCTGGAGGACGAGCaggacatcattgaggacctggAACAAGCCCTGAACGCTGCG CATCCGAATAAGTAA